The Longimicrobium sp. DNA segment GGGCCAGCGCGAACCGCCGCTCCTGCGGCGCGCGCGGAAGGTCGTGGCCCGCCGCGGCCGCGGCGATCGCATCCGCCGTCATCGTCACCCAGAGGTCGTAGAACCGGTCCCCCAGCGCCCGCGCGGAATCTCCCTCGGCCACCGGCAGCAGGCGGCGCTCCACCACGGGACCGGTGTCGATCCCCCGGTCGATCCAGAGGGTGGTGCACCCCAGCGGGACGCCGCGGAGCAGGGCATTGGCGAAGGGGCCGTTCCCGCGCACCCACGGGAGGAGCCCCGGATGGGTGTTCAGCACGCCGAGCTTCGGGATCTCGACCACCGCCGGCTCCAGCAGCGAACAGGTGGCCAGTACGACCACGTCGGGGGCCTCCGCGCGGAGGTCGCGGACCATGCGGGGATGGTTGAGCGGCGCGGTGAACACCACCCGCCGCGCGCCGCGCCGGTAGCTCGGGTCCAGGCGCCGCCGCGCGCGGGCGGCGAGCGGCCGGAGCATGCCGGGGCCGCGGGTGAGGATGGGCGCGTAGAGCACCAGCGCGTCCGCCGGGGTGCCGCGCTGGTGCAGGACGCCCAGGAGCCGCCGGGTGAACTTTCCCCCCCAGGAGAGGACGACGACGCGGCGGCTCATGCGGGGGAATCGACGGAGAAGGAAGCGGCGCGGAAACGGGGGTGAAACGGCGTCAGATCGAGCCCATCTGCACGGGCTTGCGGCCCTGCGTGGCCTCGGCGCGGAGCTGGCCGCACGCCGCGGCGATGTCGCGCCCGCGGCTCTCGCGGATGGCGGCGGGAATGCCGCGCCCCTCCAGCACCTCCACGAAGTGGTTCAGCCGCGCGCGCTTCGACGGCTGCCAGTCCGTCCCCGGGATGGGGTTGAAGGGGATCAGGTTGACGAACGCCTTGAACTCCTCCACCACGTCCGCCAGCTCGTCCGCGAGATGCGGGAGGTCGGTGACGCCGTCGATCATCACGTACTCGAAGGTGATGCGCTTGCCCCCGGCCTCGTCGAACCTGCGCAGCGCGTCGAGGAGGACGGGAAGCGGATACTTCTTCTCCAGCGGGATGAGCGTCTGGCGCAGCTCGTGATTCGGCGCGTGCAGCGAGACGGCCAGGCGGTACTGCTCCGGCATCTCCGCCATCTGCAGGATGCCGGGGACCACGCCCACGGTGGAGACGGTGATGCGGCGCGCGCCCACGCCGTAGCCGCGGTTCAGGATCGCCAGAGTGGGGAAGAGCGAGCGCGGGTTCATCAGCGGCTCGCCCATCCCCATGAACACGATGTTGGTGATGTCACCGTAGCCGTTCTCGCGTGCCCAGCGCCGCGCGCCGCGGTACTGGGCCACGATCTCGCCCGGCGTGAGCTGGCGCCGGTATCCCGCCCATCCGGTGGCGCAGAACGAGCACGCCATCGCGCACCCGGCCTGCGAGGAGATGCACAGCGTCAGCCGCGAGGGGGTGGGGATGAGGACGGACTCGATCAGCTCGCCGTCCTTCAATCTCCAGAGATGCTTCGCCGTGCCGTCGACCGAGCGCGAGAGCTTGGCCACGGCGGGGGCGGTGAGGTCGAACGACTCCTTCAGCGCCTCGCGCTCGCCGGCGGGAAGGTCGGTCATCTCGTCGAAGCCGCCCGCCAGCCGCTCGTACAGCCACTTCGCCACCTGCCCGGCGCGATACCTGGCCTGGCCGCGCGCGGCGAAGTGCTCCCTGAGCATGGCCTCGGCGTCTTCGGGAAGAAGCCCGGCGAGGTCGGGTTTGA contains these protein-coding regions:
- a CDS encoding formyltransferase family protein yields the protein MSRRVVVLSWGGKFTRRLLGVLHQRGTPADALVLYAPILTRGPGMLRPLAARARRRLDPSYRRGARRVVFTAPLNHPRMVRDLRAEAPDVVVLATCSLLEPAVVEIPKLGVLNTHPGLLPWVRGNGPFANALLRGVPLGCTTLWIDRGIDTGPVVERRLLPVAEGDSARALGDRFYDLWVTMTADAIAAAAAGHDLPRAPQERRFALARTVTGAGELARVDALLAEGAAHALFERWRPFCTPDLRLPPEADARIAAAGLDENVPLPKRPSSAPVADDPHPAAGPRADG
- the rlmN gene encoding 23S rRNA (adenine(2503)-C(2))-methyltransferase RlmN, whose product is MTVTATIKPDLAGLLPEDAEAMLREHFAARGQARYRAGQVAKWLYERLAGGFDEMTDLPAGEREALKESFDLTAPAVAKLSRSVDGTAKHLWRLKDGELIESVLIPTPSRLTLCISSQAGCAMACSFCATGWAGYRRQLTPGEIVAQYRGARRWARENGYGDITNIVFMGMGEPLMNPRSLFPTLAILNRGYGVGARRITVSTVGVVPGILQMAEMPEQYRLAVSLHAPNHELRQTLIPLEKKYPLPVLLDALRRFDEAGGKRITFEYVMIDGVTDLPHLADELADVVEEFKAFVNLIPFNPIPGTDWQPSKRARLNHFVEVLEGRGIPAAIRESRGRDIAAACGQLRAEATQGRKPVQMGSI